A window of Oncorhynchus keta strain PuntledgeMale-10-30-2019 chromosome 27, Oket_V2, whole genome shotgun sequence contains these coding sequences:
- the LOC118378707 gene encoding DNA-binding protein inhibitor ID-1-like encodes MKVVGSTCTLKNTEDMVRCLSEQSMAISKCKIPMLDEQMSVFLQDMNSCYSKLKELVPTLPANKKASKMEILQHVIDYIWDLQVELDAPGKQQATDAPRTPLTTLNAEIASISVENGCSDDRILCR; translated from the exons ATGAAAGTTGTCGGATCTACCTGCACTCTCAAGAACACCGAGGACATGGTCCGGTGTCTCTCCGAACAGAGTATGGCCATCTCCAAGTGCAAGATCCCAATGCTGGACGAGCAGATGAGTGTATTTCTGCAGGACATGAACAGTTGCTACAGCAAGCTGAAGGAGCTGGTGCCCACTCTGCCAGCCAACAAGAAAGCCAGTAAGATGGAGATTCTGCAGCATGTCATCGACTATATCTGGGACCTACAGGTCGAGCTGGACGCACCCGGCAAACAGCAGGCCACAGATGCACCCCGGACCCCTCTGACAACCCTCAATGCAGAAAtcgccagcatctctgtggag AACGGATGCTCCGATGACAGAATTCTCTGCCGCTGA